The uncultured Flavobacterium sp. genome segment TGCTTGAAGATTATTTATTGAAAATTCTAGACTTTTATCAATTCCAGTATATTCTAATACTAAACCAGCCCATATAAAATCAGCTTTGCAAAATACTTTTGTATCTGTGGCTATATCAAAATTTATAAGCTCTAGATTGTTGATTTTTTGCTCATATCTTTCTTTCGTTACATCAAGATAGCTTTGATTGATATCGACTCCAATTACATTTTGAGTAATTGTATTATCAATATGTTCTAAGCCATTTCCGCCTGCAACGCCAATAAAGAGACAAATTTTAGGTTTTATTTTATCTAGATATTTTTTGGTCAAAAAATTCAGAATCTCCAATTGACCAACCGAATTATGAGACATATGGTTTTCATAATCTTCTAAAGGTATTTCGTTCCAAGGACTACTTTCTTTCTTATTCATAATTCTAAGATAATATTACTTTCTTGATATTTCTGACTTTATTTTTACTAATTGACCAAGCATCTCAGTAACAGGTACAGAAATATTTCCTTTTAGAATCGCTGATTCTGCAATAGCTAAATTCATAGTTTCTATTTCGATTTCTCTATTATTTAATATATCCTGATAGGTTGATATTTTTTGTCCGTCAGACATTTTACTAATAGCAAGTACGTTTTCTAAAACAGTTTCCATCGTTAAATCGATGCCATATTCTTTGGCTACCAATAAACACTCAGCTGTAACTGTTTTAGCAATTTGAAGTGCTCGATCATTACGTTGAAAAATTCCGTTATCAGTTTCTAGCAGAGGACAGATAGAATTGAATACACAGTTACTGATTACTTTTTTCCAAATAAGCGTTTGGATATCCTCTTCATTTCTAAATGAAAAAAGACCAGTGTTGAGTACATCAACAATTTCTTGAAGAATTTCATTCGATCCCTTAACAATTCCAATTGGAGATGGGGCAACTAATTTAAATCTAACTTTATTATTTTCTAATGATTCGCTTGTTGCCAGTAAAACACATCTGTATAGTTCATCAAAGCCTTTGTCAATAAAACTATTTTCAATATGCAGTCCATTTTGAAGAAAGACAATTGGCGATTTTCCAGTTTTATCTTTCAGTTTATCAGCAAGAACACTGTTTCCAAATGACTTATTGGTGAGTAATATAATTCCATCAAGCCTTTCGAAGTTAGAAAGTGAGCTCACACGAATATCCGCCTCTATAATTTTACTTTCAATTTCTACCTGTATATTTTCAATACCTTCAGGCTGATTATCTATACTTCCTCGAAGAATGGTCGCTTTTCTTCCATTTAAAGTTAAAGCGACGGCAAGAGCCTTTCCGATTACGCCGTTCCCAATAATGTAGATATGATCTTCAGTACGATTCATTGTAGTATCTTTTTCAGCAAATCTAGAAATCTTAACGGTATGATTACAGATACAGTTATTACAATTTAATAGGATGCAGTTTTTAATTCTTTTTTTACGATTTCCCCTAAGCACTTAAGGTCATCATCCAATTTGTCGCTCCATTTGAGTGCAAAATTCAATCGCATGCAATTATTAAACTGGTTGTGCTGCGAAAAAAGCCTGCCGGGAGCAAAACTGATTTTTTGCTGAATTGCCTTACCGAATAATTGTGCTGTATCAATCGATTTATCCAGTTCAAGCCATAACATAAAACCTCCCTGTGGCTGCGATATTTTAGTATTGTCTGGAAAATAATCTTCTATAGCCCGCTGAAACTGTAGACAGTTCGAATATAATTTATTTCTGAAAGTTCGTAAATGATGATCGTACCTACCATTCTCCATAAAATCAGCAATAACTTCCTGATACAATGTGGGTGTCGAAACCATTTGTGAAAATTTCTGTCGGATAATTTTTTCTTTAAATTTTCCAGGTGCAACCCATCCCACTCTGTAACCAGGTGCTAATGTTTTGGATACAGAACCACACCACATTACAATTCCTGCTTCATCAAAAGCTTTACAGGGTTTAGGTCTTGAAACGCCAAAGTAAAGATTACCGTAAATATCATCTTCAATTAAAGGTATATTGAATTCAGTAAGCATTCTTACCAATTCTTTTTTATGATCATCGGGCATTAAACTTCCCAATGGATTGCTAAAATTACTAATGAAATAGCAGGCTTTTATCTGAGGAAGAACCTTTTTTACCGCTTCTAGGTCAACTCCAGTAATAGGATGTGTTGGAATTTCTATCGCTTTTAAACCTAAAGATTTTATTATTTGATGAATCCCAAAATAAGCTGGACTTTCTATTGCTATAGTATCTCCTGATGAAGTAACCGCTTTGAGACAATTAAAAATAGCATTCATTGCCCCTGCTGTGGTAACCAAATCATCCTCCGTCAATTTACCTTCTAAAACCAAAGACCATTTGGCAACTGTTCTTCTTAGATTGACATTGCCTTGGGCTGTTTCGTAATTTGTACCTCCATCTTCTAGATTACGCATTGCAGTAATTACTCCTTTATTTAATTTGGCAATCGGCAGAAGAGTTTGGTCTGGAACTCCAAGAGAAAACTGAGTAATATTCTTATTGTTCAATGTATCGAAGACAGTCTTTAATAGCTCCTCCGATGAACGCTCTTTTTGGACAGTATTCAAGGTGCTTACAGAAGGAAGTGCAAATTTTCGCTGGGAAGTTTTGCTTACAAAATGGCCTGATTTAGGCCGTGATTCAATAAGAGATTTACTTTCTAATTCTAAAAATGCTTGTTTAGCAGTATTAATACTGACATTATAAAACTTTTGTACAGCACGGATTGATGGAAGTTTTTCTCCAAGAGTTAATGTACCGCTTAAAATCTGTTCCTCAATTACCCTGGCTATTTTAAGATATAAAACTTCCTTTTTCATATCACAAGTATTCTGTGTCCAACAAAGTTACAAAACTTTAATCTGTACCAATTTATAAAAAAGTGATTTAAGCGGTTTGGCATTATAAACGCTTTTCCATATAAACTGTACCTTCAACTGGATTCTTGAAATAAGGTTCTATTTCATAAAATCCAAACGATATATAAAGCTCTTTCGCTTTTTGCAGAGTTGGGATTACATCAAGCCTGATTTTTTTATAACCAAGAGCTATTGCTGATTCAAGAGCATTTTCAAGAAGTGTAACACCTACTTTATAACCTCTGTGAGAATCTTTAACATAAAGCCTCTTGAGTTCTGCAATCTCTGTTTCATTTCTTCTCACACCCACGCAGCCAATTACTTCTTTTTCATCTAATGCATATAAAAAAGTTCCCTGGCTTCCTCCATACATCTGTTTCATCTCTGCGAATTCATTATCCAGATTCATATAAGAAAGATCAATTCCTAATGTATCTAGATACTCCACAATAATATCTTTACATTTTTCAAAATCCTGCTCATTCTCAGCTATTTGATATTTAATTTTTTTTTCCATAAAAACTATTCAAGCAAATCACCTCGTAATTACTGCTTTTTTTCTTTTTGCAATTTAAAAATTCGATAAGAATGTATTAGAATAGCTAATGCACAACCTACAATCATTGGAGGTACGCCAAGCAAAATACCGTAAAAAATATAAATCAAGTTTGCTATTAAAGAAACTACTCTTAGATAGAGTAAATTTTTCATTGTCATTGAAAATGTATTTAATAGCAATGCTATATAACCAATTATATGTACCATATATCTATTTGTTATTCCAAATACAGAGACAAAATTAATGCAAATGAAATATAAGCTACAGATACAAAAAAAGGATATTTTACGGATACAGATTAATTACAAAAAAATAAAATTATTCTAAATAAATCTAGTTCTGTGAGTGTTCAATTCTCTTAATGGATTAATCCATTATTTTAAATTAATCAAATTAAATTCAATCCCCAAAAGGACATCTAAACCAAATTCGTAATGCCAATGAAAGACAGACACTAGATATGGTAAGCCAATCTCCTCAAATCTTCCATAAAATGTATAGAAATTTGTCCAGTCGAAGTCACCACAGCCAAAAGGCGCCAATTGAAGACAATTGGCGCTTTTTTTTATAACCTTCCTTATTTTTATTAGTCTAAAGAGCCGGGCTCCTCAGCAGCCCTAGCCCCGATTGCTTCGCCAATTCGCTTCGCTCGTGTGCAGTGAAATCCTTTTGTGCTGGGGTTCAGCACAAAAGATTGGAACGAATAGCGGGAAGAGCTGCTAAAAATAGCTTCAATGAAAGGCGTAAATTTATAAACCCACCGTTGAATGATAGCATGATCAACATGAACTCCTAGCATTTTCATGATCACTTCAACATCTCGATAACTTAAAGTAAACCTAAGCTTGAAATAGACTGCCTGCAGAATAATAGACTTTGGATAGCAATGACCTTTTGTATTGATGAGTTTAAGAATTAAAAAAGACAAAAATAAAACTTAGCTTTAAATGCGACAGAGCCGAAATTTTAGATCCTATTGCAGTGTATTATTCTTTGGTGGAAAAAAGAAATACAAAGGCTTGCTTAGAAAATATTTTAATACTGCCCCTGTCATCAGTCTTAATTCTGAAAGCGGAATGTTTCGTGAACGAAATGCAAGCCCAAGTGACAAACTGAAACTAACAATAAAATTGATCAAACCGATAAGAGCAATACCTAAGATTGAACTGAAAAGCATCCAATTGTTCACATAAAAGTTGGCTCCATATAAACCCATCGCAAAATTTCCACTGGCAAAAGTAATGTGCCTGATGTCAATATTTAATCCAAAGAATATCCCGATAAAAGCTGTACTTCCCATAAAAACACCAAACCAGAAATTGGAAATAATTCCAGCCCATTTTTTTTCATACAATGCTGCCAATTTCTTAGTCCACGTTTTTCCTAAGCTCAACTTAAGTAATGGATGTTCCTGAATGCGATAGTAAATATGATTATGCTTATCGCGATTGGCAATACTGCCCGCAATAATACCAGATAAAAACAGAAAAACCCCAGCTATAGCTGCATGAAAAATTGCTGCAGAATAAACTGGGTTTAAGTCATTGATCAAAGTTGGCCATTTTTCCTGAGCGATATTATAATGAAACGTTTTATCAATAAGCCAAATTGTGAGTAATGAAACCGGAAAAGCGGTAATTACATTCCCTACAAAAGCAATAAACTGCGAGCGAAAGACTCTGGCAAAAAATATAGCAAACTCTTTATACTTATACTCTTGTTTGTCCTGTATTTTTTGTTTGTATCCTTCTTGTAAAGCTCTAACTAGTGCAGAAGCTGTCATCGCTGGCTGCTTTGTTGCCAGCGTAAACCCAAGGATGTAAATTATGATAAATCCGATAGAATAATTCATGCTGTATAAAAAAACATGCCCAAATCCGCTAGTTTCTACTTTACCTAATAACAGTTTGATAATACAAAGTATTCCTACGATAAAACCACCGCCAACTGCTGAGTAGAGCATTTTATAATATTCCTTACTACTATTGGTTATATAATGTTCTCCTGTATTGGCAGTATGCTGGGTTATTTCATAGGATAAAAGCTGGGTACTCTCATTAATTAATTTCTGAATATTGTTTTTATCACAATTGTATTTAATCAGTTTATAAGCAAGAGAAATCGTATTCCTTTTAGCATCTTCTTCTTTACCCTGTATCAAAAGTGGTAATAGGGATTTTAGACGTTGAAGTTGCTGACGAATTCGCAAGAGACTTTGATTTACGTGCAATGAAATACCAAATTTATTACTGTTTTTAAAGGCTGTTTCTATATAATCTGTACATTGTTTATGCAGGATAATCAATTGTTTATAGCCTAAATAATCTGCGTTGATAAAACTCTTAGTAGATTCAATCAGTTTCTCATTCATTAGCAATAGTTCTCGTTGAAACGCAAGAAATGGGCTCTCAAGATTTTCATATTCCGGCACCATCCGGATTACATCTGTTTCCATGGCAGATCCACAGATGCGGTAGGTAATAACTTCCATCGCAAAAACAAGCTCATTAAACGATGAATTCTCATCATTGAATCCATAAATAGAATGAAATTTAAGCAGGGAAAATAATTCCAGTATTTGCTCCAGAGGTATTTTATTAATCCATAAAGGGTCTGTATTGACAAAGAATATCTGATTTAAGATAAATTGTAATGTATTCTTTTCAGGCTGCTCAGGAATTAATTTGGCAAAAATCCTCTTGCGTACTTCAAAAAAGAAATTAGCATCCTGAAGAATACCTGCATCTGAAAGGATTTTATTGAACTTTTTCTTTTCTAAATGAGTACTAATACAGTCCATCAGCGCATAACGATAATTCGGATTTTCCTGAAGCAGACCAATTAGTTCAGACAAATCTACAACAGTTATCTTTTTTGGGTTCTTAGGGCGAACCAAGTTCACCAATTCTACCAGTAACTCTACATTTTCTCTGTTAGATCTCCATAATTGTTTATCATTAAAGTTTTTTTCAAAATAGTATTTTAATGTCTTTTTGGGTTTTCTCCTCAATTTCATTCTAATCAAATTTAATTATTGCTATTTTGTGCAAATAAGCACATTCTTTTTATTTAAAAACGTCTAATAATTATTGAATTAAGAAATTTCTATTTAATAAAAATCGATCTATAAAGAAGGTTTAAAATATTTGCAGCATTTTTTAAATATACTAAAATAATATCTCACCTCTTTTTCCTTCTCCATTTCTTTTTTCGATTTGAAAATAAACATCTGTATGAACCCCGGCTAGCCGCAATGGTTTACCATCATTATCTCTTGCAATTACCTTGGCTTTGTCTATAATCCATTTATAATGCCCGCTATTAGTCAATACCCGATAACAATGTTCATAAGTGGTTGTTTCTGTGTCAAAACATTTTAGAATAAATGAAGTATACATTTCAAGATCGTCTGGATGCACTACTTTAAACCATCTATCCCAATCGTCAAATACATCATCTGATTCTAACTCAATAATTTTCAATGATTCAGCAGAAAAAAATATTATGTTGGTTGTTATTTCCCAATGCCAAACTCCCATACCACAATTCTCTAAGGCAATTTCAGAATTATCATCAGAAAGTTCATCCAGCAAAGGTTCTTCAATTAAATCGTTCATATAAGAATCTATAAGCCAAAAACTTAAACTGCAATTTGAATCAATGCCTTTACTTGAAAGTGCATCTGAATCATTCTTGGAAAACAAACGTTTTATGGGATTAAATAATAAATTAGTGGTTCTATAAAACAGTTTTTCTAAAAAAATCTTGACCATATTTATATTTTCAATTTTTAATATTTTTTCTACACACGTCACATAGCTATAATAATAAACTGACTTCTTCTGTTTTGCTGATGTTCTTCTTCAGAACATTCTATACCATCGGCGCATTTATTTATTAATTGGCTTTCTCCATATCCTTTGGCAGCTAACCTGGTTTTAGCAATGCCCGATTTTACCATAAAATCCATAGTAGCTTGTGCTCTTTTTTGTGATAACATAAGGTTATACGATTTAGAAGCACGACTGTCTGTATGCGAAGTAATTTCCAGTTTCATAGTAGGATACTGATTCATAACAACAATAACTTTACTAATATCCAAAGCTGCATCTGGGCGGATATCATATTTATCTAAATCGAAATATATTCTTTCGATTGCAAATACTTTAGCCAAATCTGTTCCCGGAGTAAGTGTTTTGATGTTCTTTTCTAAAACAATCTTTAAATCTGTTTTTTCATTTCCAAAAGAGATATGCTGCTTTTGTTCATTAGTAAGATATTCCTCTTTTAGAACTCTTATATAGTATATTTTTCCGCATTGGGCGTGATCATAAGTAAACTTCCCTTTATCATCAGTTGAAAGTTCTTTTAAAACATTCATATGTTCATCTAATACAATTACTTTGGCTCCAGCCAAGAAACTTTGAGTATCCTTGTCGATAACTGTTCCTGTTATTAATTGTTTGCATTCCAGTTTTTTAGTTTCGATAAAACTGTATATATCATCATATCCCTTTCCTCCTTCTCGATTAGAAGAAAAATATCCTGTGTTATTATTGGTATTGATTATAAAGGCAAAATCATCCATTGGTCCGTTTATTGGAGATCCCACATTAGAAACTTTTTCAAAACTTCCGTTTAGATTTATTTTGGCAACAAAAACATCTAAACCTCCTAATCCCGGATGCCCGTTAGAAGAAAAATAAAGTTCATTTTCGGCTGATACAAACGGAAAGGTTTCTTTACCCTCTGTATTTATGCTACTTCCGAGATTTTCAGGGACTCCATAACTATCATTTCCATGAATTGCTACTTTATAGATATCAGATTCTCCCAATGTACCGGGTCTGTTAGATGCAAAGTACAACGATTTTTCATCTGGACTTAATGCTGGATGCGCTGTACTAAAGTCATCACTGTTAAAAGGGAGTTCTTTTACATTTACCCATTTGTCATTCTCGAGAGTTGCTTTGTATAGCTTTAGCAAAATTTTGACTTCTGCATCTTTTCCTTTTTTTCCGTTATTGTAATTGTTTCTGGTAAAATATACAGTTTGCCCATTTTTAGTAAAAACCGGAGTTGACTCATTAAATTTAGAATCGATAGTACTTGAAAAAGGCTGTGGTTTTTCTAAATTACCATTTGCATCTATTTTGGCTGTATATAAAGTTGAAAAAGCTTGATTGTTCCATTTCTGAATACGTTTTGTAACTCGCCTTTGCTCACGAGAACTGGCAAAAACAATTTGATTCTTAAAAAAAGAAGTTCCATAATCTGATAAATCAGAATTTATTTCGATGTTTTTTATAGTATAACGTCCTGAATTTTCTTGAATTATGGCATAATAATCTTTGTTTGATTCATATAATCTGGCCCTTAAATCATTGCTGTTTTTTTCATTAAATATATCCAACATTTTATTGGCATTATCATAATCTCCTATAGATTTAAGTGTTTGAGAGTAACGATAATAATACTCTGGATCTACCGTTTGTTTGAGCAAAAAAAGTTCTGCATAC includes the following:
- a CDS encoding class I SAM-dependent methyltransferase, producing the protein MNKKESSPWNEIPLEDYENHMSHNSVGQLEILNFLTKKYLDKIKPKICLFIGVAGGNGLEHIDNTITQNVIGVDINQSYLDVTKERYEQKINNLELINFDIATDTKVFCKADFIWAGLVLEYTGIDKSLEFSINNLQA
- a CDS encoding OmpA family protein, which encodes MKLKIVLSTLIMVFGLEGYTQNNEIKKAEKQYEKLAYIDAIKIYENVAEKGYKSVDLFQKLGNAYYFNAQLLQANKWYAELFLLKQTVDPEYYYRYSQTLKSIGDYDNANKMLDIFNEKNSNDLRARLYESNKDYYAIIQENSGRYTIKNIEINSDLSDYGTSFFKNQIVFASSREQRRVTKRIQKWNNQAFSTLYTAKIDANGNLEKPQPFSSTIDSKFNESTPVFTKNGQTVYFTRNNYNNGKKGKDAEVKILLKLYKATLENDKWVNVKELPFNSDDFSTAHPALSPDEKSLYFASNRPGTLGESDIYKVAIHGNDSYGVPENLGSSINTEGKETFPFVSAENELYFSSNGHPGLGGLDVFVAKINLNGSFEKVSNVGSPINGPMDDFAFIINTNNNTGYFSSNREGGKGYDDIYSFIETKKLECKQLITGTVIDKDTQSFLAGAKVIVLDEHMNVLKELSTDDKGKFTYDHAQCGKIYYIRVLKEEYLTNEQKQHISFGNEKTDLKIVLEKNIKTLTPGTDLAKVFAIERIYFDLDKYDIRPDAALDISKVIVVMNQYPTMKLEITSHTDSRASKSYNLMLSQKRAQATMDFMVKSGIAKTRLAAKGYGESQLINKCADGIECSEEEHQQNRRSQFIIIAM
- a CDS encoding PAS domain-containing protein produces the protein MVKIFLEKLFYRTTNLLFNPIKRLFSKNDSDALSSKGIDSNCSLSFWLIDSYMNDLIEEPLLDELSDDNSEIALENCGMGVWHWEITTNIIFFSAESLKIIELESDDVFDDWDRWFKVVHPDDLEMYTSFILKCFDTETTTYEHCYRVLTNSGHYKWIIDKAKVIARDNDGKPLRLAGVHTDVYFQIEKRNGEGKRGEILF
- a CDS encoding PLP-dependent aminotransferase family protein — encoded protein: MKKEVLYLKIARVIEEQILSGTLTLGEKLPSIRAVQKFYNVSINTAKQAFLELESKSLIESRPKSGHFVSKTSQRKFALPSVSTLNTVQKERSSEELLKTVFDTLNNKNITQFSLGVPDQTLLPIAKLNKGVITAMRNLEDGGTNYETAQGNVNLRRTVAKWSLVLEGKLTEDDLVTTAGAMNAIFNCLKAVTSSGDTIAIESPAYFGIHQIIKSLGLKAIEIPTHPITGVDLEAVKKVLPQIKACYFISNFSNPLGSLMPDDHKKELVRMLTEFNIPLIEDDIYGNLYFGVSRPKPCKAFDEAGIVMWCGSVSKTLAPGYRVGWVAPGKFKEKIIRQKFSQMVSTPTLYQEVIADFMENGRYDHHLRTFRNKLYSNCLQFQRAIEDYFPDNTKISQPQGGFMLWLELDKSIDTAQLFGKAIQQKISFAPGRLFSQHNQFNNCMRLNFALKWSDKLDDDLKCLGEIVKKELKTASY
- a CDS encoding GNAT family N-acetyltransferase encodes the protein MEKKIKYQIAENEQDFEKCKDIIVEYLDTLGIDLSYMNLDNEFAEMKQMYGGSQGTFLYALDEKEVIGCVGVRRNETEIAELKRLYVKDSHRGYKVGVTLLENALESAIALGYKKIRLDVIPTLQKAKELYISFGFYEIEPYFKNPVEGTVYMEKRL
- a CDS encoding recombinase, with product MKLRRKPKKTLKYYFEKNFNDKQLWRSNRENVELLVELVNLVRPKNPKKITVVDLSELIGLLQENPNYRYALMDCISTHLEKKKFNKILSDAGILQDANFFFEVRKRIFAKLIPEQPEKNTLQFILNQIFFVNTDPLWINKIPLEQILELFSLLKFHSIYGFNDENSSFNELVFAMEVITYRICGSAMETDVIRMVPEYENLESPFLAFQRELLLMNEKLIESTKSFINADYLGYKQLIILHKQCTDYIETAFKNSNKFGISLHVNQSLLRIRQQLQRLKSLLPLLIQGKEEDAKRNTISLAYKLIKYNCDKNNIQKLINESTQLLSYEITQHTANTGEHYITNSSKEYYKMLYSAVGGGFIVGILCIIKLLLGKVETSGFGHVFLYSMNYSIGFIIIYILGFTLATKQPAMTASALVRALQEGYKQKIQDKQEYKYKEFAIFFARVFRSQFIAFVGNVITAFPVSLLTIWLIDKTFHYNIAQEKWPTLINDLNPVYSAAIFHAAIAGVFLFLSGIIAGSIANRDKHNHIYYRIQEHPLLKLSLGKTWTKKLAALYEKKWAGIISNFWFGVFMGSTAFIGIFFGLNIDIRHITFASGNFAMGLYGANFYVNNWMLFSSILGIALIGLINFIVSFSLSLGLAFRSRNIPLSELRLMTGAVLKYFLSKPLYFFFPPKNNTLQ
- a CDS encoding 2-dehydropantoate 2-reductase — encoded protein: MNRTEDHIYIIGNGVIGKALAVALTLNGRKATILRGSIDNQPEGIENIQVEIESKIIEADIRVSSLSNFERLDGIILLTNKSFGNSVLADKLKDKTGKSPIVFLQNGLHIENSFIDKGFDELYRCVLLATSESLENNKVRFKLVAPSPIGIVKGSNEILQEIVDVLNTGLFSFRNEEDIQTLIWKKVISNCVFNSICPLLETDNGIFQRNDRALQIAKTVTAECLLVAKEYGIDLTMETVLENVLAISKMSDGQKISTYQDILNNREIEIETMNLAIAESAILKGNISVPVTEMLGQLVKIKSEISRK